The following is a genomic window from Lycorma delicatula isolate Av1 chromosome 6, ASM4794821v1, whole genome shotgun sequence.
ttaggtagattttataagaagcTTTGTCTATTTTAATAGGTACCATGatacgacttccggaaaatttcgacatatctttgcgtttcacatctcccaggccccaaaaccaccgtcagttcaaaagtttatatattcatttatatatatatatatatttcactttcttgtggccacgataactgctgtaattttgcgccagtcactttaaaatttataaataaaatataacgacacaaaatctcggtcgaattcgttaatgggtaaatcggaccatgggagtggaaatggaggggctttttctaaaaaaattaaatatcgtaaaactttcttattaagtaaaatatctaattcgtttaaaggtcctattttttttttagataagggcctaaaaattataGAGtagaatattttgatatttccagagtgatggaaaaaatggggtttcgaagacaaaaaaatcatacctcccaaaataggcacagtatcgaatcggtttaaagtggtagttaattctctaaacattacctaacaattttgtttgtaacaattttttatatgaccaacccttacgccaagggatgaccaaaatattgctggaattttaagaagatggggcttgtcgtatactaaacatgtgaaacttttttcacatgcaaccattgtcgtattgagtaaatttgaagtttttcttaattttaaggtggaaatattttttatccccctacttagcaccggtgaaatctatctccgccttcttGTGTGcagaaagcgatttttttttataacttgttgAATTGTAGATAATAAGATAAACTATAGTAAAATCAATAGGTGAAGTGAtgataaacgaaaaataaataatattattaaacaacgacataattttatagaaaaagattttaatttatttttataaaacatatatatacacagcAGTAACATTTATTTACGGAGAACATAATAGAAATTGTTCTATCAATTACCGCCTAATGGTATTGTTACTTTAACACTACCTCCATGTTCTTCGCGAGGACCTTTATTGTTAAAATTCCTTTGGTAATGGATTTCAGCATCAACATGAGGTCCTTTGTCATCACCGTATAATCTTTGTTGGTAGCCACCTCTAAGGTAACGATTATTTTGTCCATGCTGATTGCGTTCATCTCGGGCGTCAAACTCAAATTGTCCTTTACCTGGAGATCTCCTTTCACGtagctgtaatttaaaaaaatgtatatattacatgatatcagttaataattaaataattttactataacattttcaattaacttcataaattttatgtcatttgaGTGATACCACTTATGGAAAGACAAATTTCTCTGGTTAGATCaacttaaaaatgtgaaatttatttgCTAATACAACTTGACGCTCAGCAAAACAAAGTTATTGTCATACacagatgtttaatttttttctaaccgaaattaaatacagtttttcattaatttaaaaaaaactaagtcattttttttataccaaaatgTGTTGTAAAACACGACTAacgaatttttaaatgtaaaatatataactctGTTAATGTTTTTGTTGTATTCCCATTACAGACACTATTTAATGTTAGTCTATCTTGATTTACAGATACGTTTTAAACTATTAATCTGCCCTATAGGAAATGGATACGTTTTCCAAGGAGAATTGAAGGAGAATTATAAACACTTGCATAATGCCGTGTGAacactaccaacggagagactATACTGGCTAGATAGACGATGCACAGACTTCTTGAGACTTAACAAAATATG
Proteins encoded in this region:
- the LOC142326799 gene encoding uncharacterized protein LOC142326799; its protein translation is MKLTLAIIFAVFSVVCVLSTKALPFYDEENFDQEPFEQLRERRSPGKGQFEFDARDERNQHGQNNRYLRGGYQQRLYGDDKGPHVDAEIHYQRNFNNKGPREEHGGSVKVTIPLGGN